Proteins co-encoded in one Papaver somniferum cultivar HN1 chromosome 5, ASM357369v1, whole genome shotgun sequence genomic window:
- the LOC113279396 gene encoding uncharacterized protein LOC113279396, translated as MQPWLVIGDLNLHIHDLHNSSDYSVEDNYVQDQMNNCGLMDLGYTGRNFTWSSNKYEIGVRKSRIDMAIGNSYWCMNFPKAKLSHLVQASSDHCPILLIPTEIGNSKTWRPFKFFVMWMKHFAFRNQLQVAWNDDIHGSPAFKLITK; from the coding sequence ATGCAACCATGGCTAGTGATAGGTGATCTTAATTTACATATACATGATTTGCATAATAGCTCGGACTATTCTGTTGAGGATAATTATGTTCAAGATCAGATGAACAATTGTGGTCTCATGGATCTTGGTTATACTGGTAGGAACTTTACCTGGTCTAGTAACAAATACGAAATTGGAGTTAGGAAATCTAGAATAGATATGGCCATAGGAAATAGTTATTGGTGTATGAATTTCCCTAAAGCTAAATTGTCTCATCTAGTTCAAGCTAGTTCTGATCACTGTCCAATTCTTTTAATTCCTACTGAGATTGGTAATTCTAAAACTTGGAGAccttttaaattctttgttaTGTGGATGAAACACTTTGCATTTAGGAATCAATTACAAGTTGCTTGGAATGATGATATTCATGGTTCTCCTGCTTTTAAACTTATTACTAAATAG
- the LOC113277688 gene encoding uncharacterized protein LOC113277688, whose amino-acid sequence MSGRETTVLVNEAEWVLCNDNGFVYKKKKRKREEKSSSTTTASDGGIVDLEIELKKKGLRRRKHTLMKLKDKYKKECVHWGNLSNSLKEIEERNQNQQQLHIQSQPSTSTSSYKVREIGQTEEACSGGSLIDDLLLQEEMREGMIRDLSELCDAAEAMYKAEEGQLKQSFFDLPVWASPRSLLASLSDQDCFSNNKENGYAQLT is encoded by the exons ATGTCGGGAAGAGAAACTACGGTTTTAGTAAATGAAGCTGAATGGGTACTCTGTAATGATAATGGATttgtttataagaaaaaaaagagaaagagagaagaaaaatcttcttctactactactGCTAGTGATGGAGGTATCGTAGATCTGGAGATTGAGTTAAAGAAGAAAGGGTTAAGAAGACGAAAACATACTTTAATGAAGTTGAAAGATAAGTATAAGAAAGAATGTGTTCATTGGGGTAATTTATCAAACAGTTTGAAGGAAattgaagaaagaaatcaaaatcaacaacAGTTACATATACAATCACAACCTTCGACGAGTACTTCGTCTTATAAAGTGAGAGAGATAGGGCAGACAGAAGAAGCTTGCTCTGGGGGGTCTTTGATTGATGATCTTCTTTTACAG GAAGAAATGCGGGAAGGCATGATTCGGGACCTTTCGGAGCTCTGCGATGCAGCAGAAGCAATGTATAAGGCAGAAGAGGGGCAGCTGAAGCAATCTTTCTTCGACCTTCCAGTATGGGCATCTCCGCGTAGTCTATTGGCTTCTCTATCTGATCAGGATTGCTTTAGCAACAATAAAGAGAACGGCTATGCCCAGCTAACATGA